Proteins encoded within one genomic window of Alcanivorax sp. REN37:
- a CDS encoding fatty acid desaturase family protein, with the protein MNAIVPKRLEGAELEAFGNEIEALRQEVMSSLGERDEAYLRRILRWQRGTEIGGRALLFAGWLPPAWLAGTALLSISKILENMEIGHNVMHGQWDWLQDERLRGDVYEWDNVCPSDQWRHSHNYMHHTYTNIVGKDRDVGYGIMRMSEDQEWHPVYRFQPLYNWVLAGLFQWGVALHDVEFDQVITRRKTLREAWQQLREIGRKSRRQVLKDYLLFPLLAGPGALPVLAGNVSANLVRNLWSYAIIFCGHFPDGVSMFTEQEAEGETRAGWYQRQLLGSSNLEGGRLFHIMSGHLSHQIEHHLFPDMPAHRYAEIGPRVEEICARYGLPYNSGGFRKQFFSVLRRISQLSRRPEPQALAA; encoded by the coding sequence ATGAACGCGATTGTCCCCAAGCGCCTGGAAGGCGCAGAACTGGAAGCCTTCGGCAACGAAATCGAGGCGCTGCGCCAGGAAGTGATGAGCTCGCTGGGCGAGCGCGATGAGGCCTACCTGCGCCGTATTCTGCGCTGGCAGCGCGGCACCGAAATCGGCGGCCGGGCGCTGCTGTTTGCCGGCTGGCTGCCGCCGGCATGGTTGGCCGGTACGGCACTGCTGTCGATCTCGAAGATTCTGGAAAACATGGAAATCGGCCACAACGTCATGCACGGCCAATGGGATTGGCTGCAGGATGAGCGCCTGCGCGGTGATGTCTACGAATGGGATAACGTGTGCCCGTCGGACCAGTGGCGTCATTCGCACAACTATATGCATCACACCTACACCAACATCGTTGGCAAGGACCGCGATGTTGGGTACGGCATCATGCGTATGTCGGAAGACCAGGAGTGGCATCCGGTATACCGCTTCCAGCCGCTCTACAACTGGGTGCTAGCAGGGCTGTTTCAGTGGGGCGTGGCGCTGCACGATGTGGAGTTCGATCAAGTCATCACGCGTCGCAAGACGCTGCGTGAAGCTTGGCAGCAGCTGCGCGAGATCGGTCGCAAGTCGCGTCGCCAGGTGCTGAAGGATTATCTATTGTTCCCGCTGTTGGCAGGCCCTGGCGCGCTGCCGGTGTTGGCCGGCAACGTCAGCGCTAACCTGGTGCGCAATTTGTGGTCCTACGCGATTATTTTCTGTGGCCACTTCCCTGACGGCGTGTCGATGTTCACCGAGCAGGAAGCCGAGGGCGAAACCCGAGCCGGCTGGTACCAGCGCCAGTTGCTGGGTTCCAGCAACCTGGAAGGTGGCCGCCTTTTCCACATTATGTCCGGTCACTTGAGCCACCAGATCGAGCACCACCTGTTCCCTGATATGCCGGCTCATCGCTATGCGGAAATCGGTCCGCGGGTGGAAGAAATCTGCGCCCGTTACGGTCTGCCGTACAACAGTGGCGGCTTCCGCAAGCAGTTCTTCTCAGTGCTGCGGCGTATCTCCCAGCTCAGCCGTCGGCCGGAGCCGCAAGCGCTGGCAGCATGA
- a CDS encoding MBL fold metallo-hydrolase, with amino-acid sequence MQPVVTAFFDPDTFTYSYVVADPSSNRCALVDPVLDYDAASGRTGHSSAEKLVAFVHAQQLEVEWLLETHVHADHLSAAAWLRKHLGGRLAIGAHITQVQDTFTKLFNLDDVATDGRQFDHLLQDGEPFKVGNLSAQALHTPGHTPACMTYLIGDAAFVGDTLFMPDYGTARCDFPGGDGRVLYRSIQRLFTLPDSTRVFLCHDYKAPGRDEFCCETSIGAQKAANIHVHTGISEDEFVAMRSARDATLGMPKLILPSVQVNIRAGDLPAPEDNGSRYLKIPLDVF; translated from the coding sequence ATGCAACCCGTTGTCACCGCTTTCTTTGATCCCGATACCTTCACCTACAGCTACGTGGTGGCAGACCCATCGTCTAACCGCTGCGCGCTGGTGGACCCGGTGCTGGACTACGACGCCGCCTCCGGCCGCACCGGCCACAGCAGCGCCGAAAAGCTGGTGGCGTTTGTGCATGCACAGCAATTGGAAGTGGAATGGTTGCTGGAAACCCATGTCCACGCCGACCACCTCAGCGCCGCCGCCTGGCTGCGCAAACACTTGGGCGGACGGCTCGCCATCGGCGCGCACATTACTCAGGTGCAGGACACCTTCACCAAGCTGTTCAACCTGGATGACGTGGCCACCGACGGCCGCCAGTTCGACCATCTGCTGCAAGATGGCGAGCCGTTCAAGGTCGGCAACCTCAGCGCTCAAGCACTGCACACGCCGGGCCATACCCCGGCCTGCATGACCTACCTGATCGGCGACGCCGCGTTCGTCGGTGACACCCTGTTCATGCCCGACTACGGCACCGCACGCTGTGATTTCCCCGGCGGTGATGGGCGGGTGCTGTACCGCTCGATCCAGCGGCTGTTCACGTTGCCGGATAGCACCCGCGTATTCCTGTGCCACGACTACAAAGCCCCCGGGCGCGATGAGTTCTGCTGCGAAACCAGCATCGGCGCGCAAAAAGCCGCCAATATCCACGTCCATACCGGCATCAGCGAAGACGAGTTTGTGGCCATGCGCAGCGCCCGCGACGCCACGCTGGGCATGCCGAAACTGATCCTGCCGTCAGTCCAAGTGAACATTCGAGCTGGCGATCTGCCAGCGCCTGAGGACAATGGCAGCCGCTATCTGAAAATTCCCCTCGACGTGTTCTGA
- a CDS encoding TetR family transcriptional regulator yields the protein MSTTAEARRDPRRGRTRRALMDAALELVAQKESFSSLSLRLVARKAGVVPTAFYRHFPDMDALGLALVDESFRTLRQVMRDVRSTREPLPDLLQASVDAYMRHVLEQAPHFHFVAKERFSGTPPIRSAIRQEVRLFTSELATDLSRFPLLAKVSAEDLQMMAALLVNNMSAITEQILELPDQHPDEAAYLQRITVKQLRLILLGASAWRSRPR from the coding sequence ATGAGCACTACTGCCGAAGCACGCCGAGATCCCCGCCGCGGACGTACCCGCCGCGCCCTGATGGATGCCGCACTGGAACTGGTGGCACAGAAAGAAAGCTTTAGCTCGCTGTCGTTGCGGCTGGTAGCGCGCAAGGCCGGCGTCGTGCCGACCGCGTTCTACCGCCACTTCCCGGACATGGATGCGCTGGGCTTGGCGCTGGTGGACGAATCATTCCGCACCCTGCGCCAAGTGATGCGCGACGTGCGCAGTACCCGCGAACCACTGCCGGACTTGCTGCAGGCGTCGGTGGATGCCTACATGCGCCATGTACTGGAGCAGGCGCCGCATTTCCATTTCGTGGCTAAAGAACGCTTCAGCGGCACCCCGCCAATTCGCTCTGCCATCCGCCAAGAAGTACGACTGTTCACCAGTGAACTGGCCACTGATCTGTCGCGCTTTCCGTTGCTGGCCAAGGTCAGCGCCGAGGACTTGCAGATGATGGCGGCGCTGCTGGTGAACAACATGTCGGCGATCACCGAACAGATCCTCGAACTGCCCGATCAACACCCGGACGAAGCGGCCTACTTGCAGCGCATTACCGTCAAGCAACTGCGGTTGATCCTGCTCGGCGCCAGCGCCTGGCGCAGCCGCCCGCGCTGA
- a CDS encoding ferredoxin reductase has translation MPAISTSAAALTPSWAQRMWRATDNVLTRALATPLAVDDYLQWFNPLWSSRTIRAEVVAVQRETPSVTTISLRPNAHWPGHRAGQHVLLTVQCDGVRHSRCFTIASGEQEPLLRLTIKAHEQGLVSREVLERMRDGDLVELSAPQGEFLLPEGDGPLLMICGGSGITPMLSMLRTLAAAGQQRDVVLVHYYSTAAEALAVEELAVLAAQWPQLRSLGCCTREAGQGLNGGRFSLAQLQALVPDAAARQWLLCGPAGLMDAVQQASVEAGVAPPLSERFELSPPTVVGEGEVHFARSAVSADGEQGGSLLELAEQAGLTPRYGCRMGICQACKCHVDSGLVRDLRTGEVREVRNESVQICVHAPAGPVQVQL, from the coding sequence ATGCCCGCGATATCGACTTCCGCCGCCGCACTGACGCCCAGCTGGGCCCAGCGGATGTGGCGCGCCACGGATAATGTGCTCACCCGTGCACTGGCCACGCCGTTGGCCGTGGACGATTACCTGCAGTGGTTCAATCCACTCTGGTCCAGCCGGACCATCCGCGCCGAAGTGGTGGCGGTGCAGCGTGAGACCCCCTCCGTGACCACCATCAGCTTGCGGCCTAATGCCCACTGGCCGGGGCACCGTGCCGGCCAGCATGTGCTGCTCACTGTGCAGTGCGATGGCGTACGCCATAGCCGCTGCTTCACCATCGCTTCTGGCGAACAGGAGCCGTTGTTGCGGCTCACCATCAAGGCCCATGAACAGGGTCTGGTCAGCCGAGAAGTGCTAGAGCGCATGCGCGATGGCGATCTGGTGGAACTGAGTGCGCCGCAAGGTGAGTTTCTGCTGCCGGAGGGCGATGGCCCGCTGCTGATGATCTGCGGCGGCAGTGGCATCACGCCAATGCTGAGCATGCTGCGCACCTTGGCCGCTGCCGGGCAGCAGCGCGATGTGGTGCTGGTGCACTACTACAGCACCGCCGCCGAAGCACTGGCGGTGGAGGAGCTGGCAGTGCTGGCAGCGCAATGGCCGCAACTGCGTAGCCTCGGGTGTTGCACCCGTGAGGCTGGGCAAGGCCTCAACGGTGGCCGTTTCAGCCTAGCGCAGTTGCAAGCGCTGGTGCCGGATGCCGCTGCGCGCCAATGGCTGCTGTGCGGTCCGGCTGGGTTGATGGACGCAGTGCAGCAAGCCAGCGTCGAAGCGGGTGTGGCGCCGCCGCTCAGCGAGCGCTTCGAACTGTCGCCGCCGACGGTAGTGGGCGAAGGCGAAGTGCATTTCGCTCGCAGTGCTGTCAGCGCCGATGGCGAACAGGGTGGCTCGTTGCTGGAACTGGCCGAGCAGGCTGGGTTGACGCCGCGCTACGGCTGCCGCATGGGCATCTGCCAAGCCTGCAAATGCCACGTCGACAGCGGTCTGGTGCGCGACCTGCGCACTGGTGAAGTGCGCGAAGTGCGCAATGAATCCGTCCAAATTTGTGTGCATGCGCCGGCCGGTCCGGTGCAGGTCCAACTGTGA
- a CDS encoding MaoC/PaaZ C-terminal domain-containing protein, translated as MSAAIEELRNAPAMLPLFAKALLRANVKPGNNPVLPNAGIRLRDVVLDPKHLRTYRNVCGFPADGMLPVTYPHLHAHPLFMSLLLRSDFPFAAMGLVHVRNRITQFRPIAEREQLDIECGFGELVRVAKGYEFSMLTSVSTGGELVWESESTMFRRGGGTGVEEPRSAPNTTPVTDAEVWQVPGDIGRRYGAVSGDRNPIHLYPLSAKLFGFKRQIAHGMWTKARSLAALHEQLPVQPFTVDVQFKLPVFIPAKVKFAHTAVADGIDFRLVAQDGIKPHLTGTLRHAD; from the coding sequence ATGAGTGCTGCCATTGAAGAGCTGCGCAATGCCCCGGCGATGTTGCCGTTGTTCGCCAAAGCGCTCCTGCGCGCCAATGTGAAGCCGGGCAACAACCCGGTGCTGCCCAATGCGGGCATCCGCCTGCGTGATGTGGTGCTCGATCCCAAGCACCTGCGCACCTACCGCAATGTGTGCGGTTTCCCAGCCGACGGCATGCTGCCGGTGACCTACCCACACTTGCACGCCCACCCGCTGTTCATGTCACTGCTACTGCGCAGCGATTTCCCGTTTGCTGCCATGGGTTTGGTGCACGTGCGCAACCGCATCACCCAGTTCCGCCCGATTGCCGAGCGCGAACAACTCGACATCGAGTGCGGCTTCGGTGAGCTGGTGCGGGTGGCGAAAGGCTACGAATTTTCAATGCTGACCAGCGTCAGCACCGGCGGCGAGCTGGTCTGGGAAAGCGAATCCACCATGTTCCGCCGCGGCGGTGGCACCGGCGTGGAAGAACCGCGCAGTGCACCGAACACCACGCCGGTGACTGACGCCGAAGTGTGGCAGGTGCCTGGCGACATCGGTCGTCGTTACGGCGCCGTATCAGGTGATCGCAACCCCATCCACCTGTACCCACTGAGCGCCAAACTGTTCGGCTTCAAGCGCCAAATCGCCCACGGTATGTGGACCAAAGCGCGCAGCTTGGCCGCTCTCCACGAGCAACTGCCGGTGCAGCCGTTCACCGTCGACGTACAGTTCAAGCTGCCAGTGTTCATCCCGGCCAAGGTGAAGTTTGCCCACACTGCGGTGGCCGACGGCATCGACTTCCGGCTGGTAGCGCAGGACGGCATCAAGCCGCACCTGACCGGCACCCTGCGTCACGCCGACTGA